The Radiobacillus deserti genomic interval AGATTGTAACCTCTACTTTGACTTATTTAGGACCTGAAGGGAATATTCTGCACCCGGATAAAACCAATTGTCATCGAATACAGTTAGATAGTCCGGTATTATCTAACCAACAATTAAAAGCACTTAAAGAAAACAAATTAGATGGATTTACAAGCAAAGTGATTTCTTCTTTATTTGAAGACAATTTGGAACAAGGGCTAGATGCGATTTTTAAGCAAGCAGAAGAGGCTATTTCATCGGGAGTAAATCTATTAATTCTATCAGATCGAGGAATGAATAAACAAAAGGTAGCAGTTCCAGCCTTGTTAGCAGTAAGTGGACTACATCAATATCTCGTAAGGCAAGGAAGTCGGACAAAAGTAAGTATTATTATCGAATCTGGTGAAACCAGAGAGGTTCATCACTTTGCTACATTGATTGGTTATGGAGCAGATGCTATTAATCCATATCTAGCATTTGAGACATATAAACAAGCTATTGTAGACGGTGCATTGTCTGTCAGCTACCCACAAGCTGTTCATAAATACATGGACGGGGTAACGGAAGGTGTTATTAAAGTAATGTCCAAGATGGGGATCTCCACTGTTCAAAGCTATCGTGGTGCCCAAATTTTTGAAGCCGTTGGAATTAGTGAAGAAGTCATGAAGAAGTATTTCACAGGGACTGCCTCTCAAATTGGTGGAATAGGATTAGAAACGATTGCGAAAGAAACGAAGCTTCGTCATGAAGAAGGTTACAAAGATGCTGTGGATCAAACATTGGAAGCAGGTAGTGATTTCCAATGGCGAAAAAATGGAGAACACCATGCGTTTAATCCAAAAACGATTCACACCCTTCAATGGGCATGTCGTCGAGGGGATTACAATCTCTTTAAAGAATATTCATCAGCAGCAAATGAAGAGCGCATAGGATTTTTACGAAATTTATTTGAATTCAAATCTACAAAATCTATTCCTTTAGAGGAAGTTGAATCCGTAGATAGCATCGTAAAACGATTCAAAACAGGTGCTATGTCCTTTGGTTCTTTAAGTAAAGAAGCACATGAAGCGCTTGCTATTGCGATGAATCGTTTAGGTGGAAAAAGTAATAGCGGTGAAGGGGGGGAGGATCCTACTCGTTACGAATTAGACGAAAACGGGGATTCTCGTCGAAGTGGAATTAAACAAATCGCATCCGGGCGTTTTGGCGTTAAGAGTCACTATTTAGTAAATGCTGATGAGCTACAAATTAAAATGGCTCAAGGTGCAAAACCGGGGGAAGGCGGTCAATTACCAGGAAATAAAGTGTATCCATGGGTAGCAACTGTTCGTGGTTCTACACCAGGAGTTGATTTGATTTCTCCACCACCTCACCATGATATTTATTCTATCGAGGATCTAGCTCAACTCATTCATGATTTGAAGAATGCGAATCGTGATGCACGTATTAGTGTGAAACTGGTAGCGAAAGCAGGCGTTGGTACGATTGCAGCAGGTGTAGCGAAAGGTGCCGCAGATGTCATTTCCGTTGTAGGGTACGACGGTGGAACTGGTGCTTCACCGAAGACTAGTATTAAGCACACAGGATTACCATGGGAACTTGGTCTAGCAGAAGCGCACCAGACGTTAATGCTGAATGGCTTAAGAGAACGTGTCATTCTTGAAACAGACGGAAAGCTTATGACAGGAAAAGACGTCGTAATGGCTGCTTTACTAGGTGCAGAGGAATATGGATTTGCGACAGCTCCACTTGTCGTGCTTGGCTGTGTTATGATGCGTGCTTGTCACATTGATACTTGTCCAGTGGGGGTTGCCACACAAAATCCTGAGTTACGGAAGAAATTCATGGGAGATCCGGACCATGTTGTCAACTTTATGAGATTCGTTGCAGAAGAAGTGCGTGAAATTATGGCAGAGCTTGGATTCCGAACGATGGATGAAATGGTTGGAAGAACAGATGTGTTAAAAGTTGGAGCACGTGCTCAATCACATTGGAAAGCAAAAGATTTGGATCTAAGTACGCTTTTATATCAACCAGAAGGTGGTAGAATTCGTAAAACTGCACAAAACCATAAAATTGAGGAATCTCTAGATGTAACCAAAATATTACCTATGGTTAAACGTGCTATTGATGAGGGCGAAAAAGTAGATCATAGCTTCTCCATTCGAAATATTAACCGTGTGACCGGTACGATTGTAGGAAGTGAAATCTCTAAGAAATATGGAGAAGAAGGACTTCCAGACGATACAATAACGTTGCGCTTTAAAGGATCAGCAGGTCAAAGCTTTGGTGCATTCGTACCGAGAGGGATGACAATGATTATAGATGGGGATGCAAATGATTATGTCGGAAAAGGATTATCCGGTGGTAAATTAATCGTATCCTCTCCAAAAGAATCTACTATTCTAGCAAGTGGAAATGTAATAGCTGGTAATGTTGCATTTTATGGTGCTACATCAGGAGAAGCGTATATCAATGGCTTTGCAGGAGAACGTTTTGCTGTTCGTAATAGTGGAGCACGAGTAGTTGTTGAAGGAATCGGTGATCACGGGTGTGAATATATGACAGGTGGTCGTGTCGTCATACTTGGTGAAGTTGGGAAAAACTTCGGAGCAGGGATGTCAGGCGGTATAGCTTATGTCTACGCAGAGGATAAAGAGAAGTTTAAGAATTTAAGTAACCAAGAAATGATTGAGTTTGAATCGTTAACAGATCATGAAGAAATAAATGAATTAAAAACGATGATACAAAATCACTTAAACTACACAAATAGTAGTAAAGCTGCTGGAATCTTAAATAATTGGCAAGATGCATTACAGCACTTTGTAAAAGTTATTCCGAGTGACTTTAAACAAATGTTACAGCAAATTGATCAATTAAAAGTAGCTGGTATGAGTGATTCAGAAGCTCAAATGACAGCTTTCCAAGCAAAAAAGGCAAATAAGAGTGTTACTAATGCACCAGAAAAAGTAGCGGTCAAGTAGAAAGGAGAGAGAGAAATGGGAAAAGCAACAGGTTTTATCGATTATAAGCGTGAAGAAGCCCAGGAACGAAATCCAAAGACTCGTTTACAGGATTGGAATGAATACTCTGCTCCTTTCTCAGATGAAGTGTTACAACGGCAAGGAGCACGCTGTATGGATTGTGGGACTCCTTTTTGTCACATTGGAATGGAGATTGGTGGGGCAACCTCAGGTTG includes:
- the gltB gene encoding glutamate synthase large subunit, with the translated sequence MTFSKMPKAQGLYRPEFEHDACGIGLYAHLKGHATHDIVKQGLNMLCQLDHRGGQGSDPNTGDGAGLMVQIPDQYFRKVCDGFHLPEKGRYGVGMVFFSQNKQEREEIVEQVNALIKEEGQELLGWRDVPTDVRKVGINAQETCPVVKQVFIGAQEELDDLAFQRKLYVIRKQVEHWAEKKELRFYFASLSNQTIVYKGLLTPSQVDEFYLDLQDEDFVSAFSLVHSRFSTNTFPSWERAHPNRYLIHNGEINTMRGNINWMRAREQQFISKAFGDDLNKLLPILNDNGSDSSVLDNALEFFILAGRKPAHAAMMLIPEPWEKNEHISPEKKAFYEYHSTLMEQWDGPTSITFTDGKQIGAILDRNGLRPARYYVTKDDYIIYSSEVGVIDVEEENVLYKDRLSPGKMLLVDLEQGKIIADEELKAEMANEHPYQEWLEEQLVTLDNDVNVVEEDPVHDLLARQKAFGYTYEDVYKYLLPIVTEGKDPIGSMGNDSPLAVLSERPQSLFNYFKQLFAQVTNPPIDAYREQIVTSTLTYLGPEGNILHPDKTNCHRIQLDSPVLSNQQLKALKENKLDGFTSKVISSLFEDNLEQGLDAIFKQAEEAISSGVNLLILSDRGMNKQKVAVPALLAVSGLHQYLVRQGSRTKVSIIIESGETREVHHFATLIGYGADAINPYLAFETYKQAIVDGALSVSYPQAVHKYMDGVTEGVIKVMSKMGISTVQSYRGAQIFEAVGISEEVMKKYFTGTASQIGGIGLETIAKETKLRHEEGYKDAVDQTLEAGSDFQWRKNGEHHAFNPKTIHTLQWACRRGDYNLFKEYSSAANEERIGFLRNLFEFKSTKSIPLEEVESVDSIVKRFKTGAMSFGSLSKEAHEALAIAMNRLGGKSNSGEGGEDPTRYELDENGDSRRSGIKQIASGRFGVKSHYLVNADELQIKMAQGAKPGEGGQLPGNKVYPWVATVRGSTPGVDLISPPPHHDIYSIEDLAQLIHDLKNANRDARISVKLVAKAGVGTIAAGVAKGAADVISVVGYDGGTGASPKTSIKHTGLPWELGLAEAHQTLMLNGLRERVILETDGKLMTGKDVVMAALLGAEEYGFATAPLVVLGCVMMRACHIDTCPVGVATQNPELRKKFMGDPDHVVNFMRFVAEEVREIMAELGFRTMDEMVGRTDVLKVGARAQSHWKAKDLDLSTLLYQPEGGRIRKTAQNHKIEESLDVTKILPMVKRAIDEGEKVDHSFSIRNINRVTGTIVGSEISKKYGEEGLPDDTITLRFKGSAGQSFGAFVPRGMTMIIDGDANDYVGKGLSGGKLIVSSPKESTILASGNVIAGNVAFYGATSGEAYINGFAGERFAVRNSGARVVVEGIGDHGCEYMTGGRVVILGEVGKNFGAGMSGGIAYVYAEDKEKFKNLSNQEMIEFESLTDHEEINELKTMIQNHLNYTNSSKAAGILNNWQDALQHFVKVIPSDFKQMLQQIDQLKVAGMSDSEAQMTAFQAKKANKSVTNAPEKVAVK